One region of Phragmites australis chromosome 18, lpPhrAust1.1, whole genome shotgun sequence genomic DNA includes:
- the LOC133899305 gene encoding protein EMSY-LIKE 3-like isoform X3: MKGSGRISCNGRDVGAGLYTRVQPQADMETQIHQLEQEAYCSVLRAFKAQSDAITWEKEGLITELRKELRVSDKEHRELLNRVNTDDIIRIIREWRELTGGLQMNLVNNAQRSHDPMPSPTTSARKRQKTSQPIPSASVAAPSAVHSQHLTVPMQPSSSGAKNSAPLGTKGKKTKPGQKLPGAPAVKSMPSSVGPGGRGPIMNRNTSGSLPPEGPRIDPLIGRKVMTRWPDDNSFYEAVITDYNPIKGLYSLVYDMDTEHETWEWVDFKQMAPEDIKWEDEDPGINSQGCGAPVHGGKKSSSRGGPMSGAGRGRGPQKNSSRKDFPPSQNGIGKKSSNHIEILHTETLIKEVERVFSAGNHDPLEMERAKKVLKEHEQSLIDAIARLAEASDGESDDHARSLEYNRGWRNKHGGRYLDMAIDGLMAGDTDAM; this comes from the exons ATGAAAGGCAGTGGACGTATCAGTTGTAATGGAAGAGATGTTGGTGCTGGTCTGTATACTAGAGTTCAACCGCAGGCAGATATGGAAACACAAATACATCAACTTGAGCAAGAAGCATATTGTTCAGTTCTTCGAGCTTTCAAGGCTCAGTCTGATGCTATCACATGG GAAAAGGAAGGTCTCATTACTGAGCTTAGGAAGGAGCTAAGAGTATCTGACAAGGAACACCGGGAGTTGCTAAACAGAGTGAATACTGATGATATTATCCGAATAATAAG GGAATGGAGAGAGTTAACAGGTGGGCTTCAGATGAATTTGGTTAATAATGCTCAGCGTTCGCATGACCCCATGCCCAGTCCAACCACCTCTGCTCGCAAGAGGCAGAAGACATCTCAACCTATTCCTTCTGCATCTGTAGCTGCACCATCTGCTGTGCATTCACAGCACTTAACTGTGCCAATGCAACCGTCATCTTCAGGAGCAAAAAACTCAGCTCCACTTGGCACAAAAGGGAAAAAGACCAAACCA GGCCAAAAGTTACCTGGTGCCCCCGCAGTCAAATCTATGCCATCTTCTGTTGGTCCTGGTGGGAGGGGACCAATTATGAATAGAAACACTtctggtagccttcctcctgaAGGACCACGGATAGATCCATTAATTGGCCGTAAAGTCATGACTCGGTGGCCTGATGATAATAGCTTTTATGAAGCTGTTATAACTGATTATAATCCAATAAAG GGTCTCTATTCACTGGTTTATGACATGGATACAGAACATGAGACATGGGAGTGGGTTGATTTTAAACAG ATGGCACCCGAAGATATAAAATGGGAAGATGAGGACCCTGGTATAAACTCGCAAGGTTGTGGTGCTCCGGTTCATGGTGGTAAGAAGTCAAGCAGTCGTGGTGGCCCCATGTCAGGTGCCGGAAGAGGCAGAGGGCCCCAAAAGAACTCATCTAGGAAAGATTTTCCACCTTCACAAAACGGTATTGGGAAGAAAAGTTCCAACCACATAGAAATACTCCATACGGAAACACTCATAAAGGAG GTGGAGCGTGTTTTCAGTGCAGGCAACCATGACCCCCTTGAGATGGAGAGGGCAAAGAAAGTGCTAAAG GAGCATGAACAATCTTTGATTGATGCGATTGCAAGGCTTGCCGAGGCATCTGATGGTGAAAGTG ATGACCATGCACGATCTTTGGAGTATAACCGTGGATGGAGGAACAAACATGGAGGAAGATATTTAGATATGGCAATCGATGGCCTCATGGCTGGAGATACAGATGCCATGTAA
- the LOC133899305 gene encoding protein EMSY-LIKE 3-like isoform X1 yields the protein MTSEVDLLTEGPKIKAPEGRGRFLPVTSWELVPAGRFEPVSRGMKGSGRISCNGRDVGAGLYTRVQPQADMETQIHQLEQEAYCSVLRAFKAQSDAITWEKEGLITELRKELRVSDKEHRELLNRVNTDDIIRIIREWRELTGGLQMNLVNNAQRSHDPMPSPTTSARKRQKTSQPIPSASVAAPSAVHSQHLTVPMQPSSSGAKNSAPLGTKGKKTKPGQKLPGAPAVKSMPSSVGPGGRGPIMNRNTSGSLPPEGPRIDPLIGRKVMTRWPDDNSFYEAVITDYNPIKGLYSLVYDMDTEHETWEWVDFKQMAPEDIKWEDEDPGINSQGCGAPVHGGKKSSSRGGPMSGAGRGRGPQKNSSRKDFPPSQNGIGKKSSNHIEILHTETLIKEVERVFSAGNHDPLEMERAKKVLKEHEQSLIDAIARLAEASDGESDDHARSLEYNRGWRNKHGGRYLDMAIDGLMAGDTDAM from the exons atgacttcggaggtcgaccttttaactgagggtccgaagatcaaggctccggagggacgtggacg GTTCCTGCCGGTGACAAGCTGGGAATTGGTACCTGCTGGCCGGTTTGAACCAGTCAG CAGAGGTATGAAAGGCAGTGGACGTATCAGTTGTAATGGAAGAGATGTTGGTGCTGGTCTGTATACTAGAGTTCAACCGCAGGCAGATATGGAAACACAAATACATCAACTTGAGCAAGAAGCATATTGTTCAGTTCTTCGAGCTTTCAAGGCTCAGTCTGATGCTATCACATGG GAAAAGGAAGGTCTCATTACTGAGCTTAGGAAGGAGCTAAGAGTATCTGACAAGGAACACCGGGAGTTGCTAAACAGAGTGAATACTGATGATATTATCCGAATAATAAG GGAATGGAGAGAGTTAACAGGTGGGCTTCAGATGAATTTGGTTAATAATGCTCAGCGTTCGCATGACCCCATGCCCAGTCCAACCACCTCTGCTCGCAAGAGGCAGAAGACATCTCAACCTATTCCTTCTGCATCTGTAGCTGCACCATCTGCTGTGCATTCACAGCACTTAACTGTGCCAATGCAACCGTCATCTTCAGGAGCAAAAAACTCAGCTCCACTTGGCACAAAAGGGAAAAAGACCAAACCA GGCCAAAAGTTACCTGGTGCCCCCGCAGTCAAATCTATGCCATCTTCTGTTGGTCCTGGTGGGAGGGGACCAATTATGAATAGAAACACTtctggtagccttcctcctgaAGGACCACGGATAGATCCATTAATTGGCCGTAAAGTCATGACTCGGTGGCCTGATGATAATAGCTTTTATGAAGCTGTTATAACTGATTATAATCCAATAAAG GGTCTCTATTCACTGGTTTATGACATGGATACAGAACATGAGACATGGGAGTGGGTTGATTTTAAACAG ATGGCACCCGAAGATATAAAATGGGAAGATGAGGACCCTGGTATAAACTCGCAAGGTTGTGGTGCTCCGGTTCATGGTGGTAAGAAGTCAAGCAGTCGTGGTGGCCCCATGTCAGGTGCCGGAAGAGGCAGAGGGCCCCAAAAGAACTCATCTAGGAAAGATTTTCCACCTTCACAAAACGGTATTGGGAAGAAAAGTTCCAACCACATAGAAATACTCCATACGGAAACACTCATAAAGGAG GTGGAGCGTGTTTTCAGTGCAGGCAACCATGACCCCCTTGAGATGGAGAGGGCAAAGAAAGTGCTAAAG GAGCATGAACAATCTTTGATTGATGCGATTGCAAGGCTTGCCGAGGCATCTGATGGTGAAAGTG ATGACCATGCACGATCTTTGGAGTATAACCGTGGATGGAGGAACAAACATGGAGGAAGATATTTAGATATGGCAATCGATGGCCTCATGGCTGGAGATACAGATGCCATGTAA
- the LOC133899305 gene encoding protein EMSY-LIKE 3-like isoform X2, producing the protein MEYRAVGVDSSGTDDDFPPSYKNSRGMKGSGRISCNGRDVGAGLYTRVQPQADMETQIHQLEQEAYCSVLRAFKAQSDAITWEKEGLITELRKELRVSDKEHRELLNRVNTDDIIRIIREWRELTGGLQMNLVNNAQRSHDPMPSPTTSARKRQKTSQPIPSASVAAPSAVHSQHLTVPMQPSSSGAKNSAPLGTKGKKTKPGQKLPGAPAVKSMPSSVGPGGRGPIMNRNTSGSLPPEGPRIDPLIGRKVMTRWPDDNSFYEAVITDYNPIKGLYSLVYDMDTEHETWEWVDFKQMAPEDIKWEDEDPGINSQGCGAPVHGGKKSSSRGGPMSGAGRGRGPQKNSSRKDFPPSQNGIGKKSSNHIEILHTETLIKEVERVFSAGNHDPLEMERAKKVLKEHEQSLIDAIARLAEASDGESDDHARSLEYNRGWRNKHGGRYLDMAIDGLMAGDTDAM; encoded by the exons GAACCGATGATGATTTTCCTCCATCATATAAGAACAGCAGAGGTATGAAAGGCAGTGGACGTATCAGTTGTAATGGAAGAGATGTTGGTGCTGGTCTGTATACTAGAGTTCAACCGCAGGCAGATATGGAAACACAAATACATCAACTTGAGCAAGAAGCATATTGTTCAGTTCTTCGAGCTTTCAAGGCTCAGTCTGATGCTATCACATGG GAAAAGGAAGGTCTCATTACTGAGCTTAGGAAGGAGCTAAGAGTATCTGACAAGGAACACCGGGAGTTGCTAAACAGAGTGAATACTGATGATATTATCCGAATAATAAG GGAATGGAGAGAGTTAACAGGTGGGCTTCAGATGAATTTGGTTAATAATGCTCAGCGTTCGCATGACCCCATGCCCAGTCCAACCACCTCTGCTCGCAAGAGGCAGAAGACATCTCAACCTATTCCTTCTGCATCTGTAGCTGCACCATCTGCTGTGCATTCACAGCACTTAACTGTGCCAATGCAACCGTCATCTTCAGGAGCAAAAAACTCAGCTCCACTTGGCACAAAAGGGAAAAAGACCAAACCA GGCCAAAAGTTACCTGGTGCCCCCGCAGTCAAATCTATGCCATCTTCTGTTGGTCCTGGTGGGAGGGGACCAATTATGAATAGAAACACTtctggtagccttcctcctgaAGGACCACGGATAGATCCATTAATTGGCCGTAAAGTCATGACTCGGTGGCCTGATGATAATAGCTTTTATGAAGCTGTTATAACTGATTATAATCCAATAAAG GGTCTCTATTCACTGGTTTATGACATGGATACAGAACATGAGACATGGGAGTGGGTTGATTTTAAACAG ATGGCACCCGAAGATATAAAATGGGAAGATGAGGACCCTGGTATAAACTCGCAAGGTTGTGGTGCTCCGGTTCATGGTGGTAAGAAGTCAAGCAGTCGTGGTGGCCCCATGTCAGGTGCCGGAAGAGGCAGAGGGCCCCAAAAGAACTCATCTAGGAAAGATTTTCCACCTTCACAAAACGGTATTGGGAAGAAAAGTTCCAACCACATAGAAATACTCCATACGGAAACACTCATAAAGGAG GTGGAGCGTGTTTTCAGTGCAGGCAACCATGACCCCCTTGAGATGGAGAGGGCAAAGAAAGTGCTAAAG GAGCATGAACAATCTTTGATTGATGCGATTGCAAGGCTTGCCGAGGCATCTGATGGTGAAAGTG ATGACCATGCACGATCTTTGGAGTATAACCGTGGATGGAGGAACAAACATGGAGGAAGATATTTAGATATGGCAATCGATGGCCTCATGGCTGGAGATACAGATGCCATGTAA